In Setaria viridis chromosome 5, Setaria_viridis_v4.0, whole genome shotgun sequence, the genomic stretch TTAATACGTCCCTGCATGCGCGAGGCAGTTACTCCGTGCATGCCGCGCACCGGTTAGTCTGGCTGAGTTAATACGTCGTCTTGGTATCTGGTATGATGCCTCTCGCGCCTGGTAAAAcggtatggagggagtagttgtttTCTTATGCGTACTGTGTGAGCATGGTTAATCATATTTAGCTGTTAAATAGCTATATGCATTACGACTGTCACTTCAAGATATGTCAAATTACTATCACCCTCCAAGTTATATCTACAGCAAGTTCCTCATTTGTTGAAAGTAGGAAGTAGGGAAAACTAATAGCTGATCGCCTTTTCTTCTAAGCAACCTTGATTCAGAAGTTAGCATTAATTTGTTACTAGCCATTGAATCAGATACAAGTGGGATCACAAACTGTAATTTATTGCTGTAGAGGATGAAAGGATGCAGTTCCTGGATAAACTGAACTATGTGGAGCAAGAACTGGCAGCAACAAAAGGGCGGGAGAGTGCATTACAGGAACGTCTACTAAAGGAGTTGTCTGGTTATCAGGAGCGGTATCATGatcaagtaaaaaaaataaatgaacttGAGGTAATCTTCTTACCCTCTGGCATCCGATACAACCATCATCATGTTTCATGTTTGCTGGGGGCTTGTTTCTGTcagttttttcctttccttttttcagGATGgggccagttttttttttttttttttttttgggggggggggggcatcgAAACATGTGTTCTATTACGGAATGCCATGGTGGCAATCCTATGGAAAATCCATGAATTATTGTTTGTGACAACATTTGATCTACAGTTTGTGTCCTATCGTATCTTTTTTTTGTCAACGGACATGAATAGTGTCATTCTTCATGGTAATGTAGGTACAACTCAATAAAGAGATTGATTCTAGGATCAGTGCAGAATCATCTGCATCATCTGCAAAGGAATCGATCAAAGACTTGGAAGGGAATTTGCAGCGATTATTGGAAAGTTCAGAAAGGGAGAAAAAAACCCTTAAGAAAGAACTTTCATATATGAAAGAAGACCTAACCTTATCTGCTTCCAGACTTAATGTTGAGGTTAACATTGTTAAACTGTTTCAAATATCCATTTGTGGTTGCTTGTTGACTTATCTATTTTAAACCTTTGGGATAGCTTGAGAAAACAAGACTCAGGGCAGAAAACTATGAGAGTGAAGCAGAGTTGTTAAATGAGCAATTGGTGGACTTGAAAAAGCAACTTGAAGAGGTCAGTATTGATCTGATTTGCACAATTCTATTGTCTATGGCATTTCTGGTTCTTGCTCCTTCTGAGAATTGGGTCCCTTGCCGAAATTGTCATACATGTATCTATTGATTCGTCAATTTGGTTCCGCTTCCACATACTAATTATATTTTATATGCTCTTGCCATCTTGGTCAGTGTCTTCGTGAAAGGAATGAAATGGAGCTCAAGCTATTGAATTCCAGTGCTTTGCCTGGGCAACATGCCCCAACAGATGACCAGAAGTTGATCAAGCTTTTGCGAGAGGAACTCCGGAATTATGTAAGCATATAACAAATTTAATATTTCCTTTATGGTAGGTGGCCAATGCCATGTAGATGTTTGATGAAAGTTTGTTTCATGTAGTTTGTTTTGTGAAATGCTTCTTTCAATATATATCGGTTGATGGCTAGAACTCCAGCTATTTCTGTCTGGAAGAAAAGTTCTCAGTTTATTGTTGTTATGCCAACATGTAAGAGGCTATATCACTGATACTTGATCCATGATATGTGTTTAGCTCAAGGGAGGATGTTTACTATCCTATTGGTTCTCTAATCTGAAAGGCATTCCAGTTATGTTACCTTTTTTCTCCTATCTGGAATTTCCCATTTTTCCATTCAACGCAAAATGTAAATAAAGTACTGTCTCAAGGGCTAACAGATGCGGCTAGCTAAACAAGCTAATGCCAAAGTCTTGACATCAGGCATAAAGACCTGAATGGCAAGACAAGAAAACATCCAAAGTACAAAAGAAACTGAAGCTAGAATAGCAGATGTTCTCAAAGTTGCTGTGCagagatagaaaaaaaaactgagcaAGTGCATAACTACATTTATCAAGGCACCCCTTAAAGTGCATTTTGTTACAGAATGTTTTATCAGTTTTGCATGATGAGGTGGTACTTTCTTAAAAAATACTTTTTGCGGgggcttattttttttattattgatGCCTGTATCCCTCAAATTTAGACATTTTTACAGAATCTCTGATCTTTTGACCAATAACACTTTTAACCCATATCATTATATATATGTAGGAAAAGGAAGTGCATGAAGCTAGAAGGTTGAAATCTTCCCACACAAATGTTGAGTTGATGAAAGAAAAACTATTGGAGGAGCAGGGGCGAAGGGAAAGGGCGGAGCAGGAATTGTCAAAGCTGCAGGAAGTTGAAGCCAAAGCACATAAGTTGGAGCTTGAATTAGCATCTTGTACAGCGCTGCTCAGCAACATACCTGATGTGTCTTCTTATGCCGACATACCTCAAAAGATTGCAGATTTGCAAAAGTGCGCATCCcctatttttctttgatatttCATTGCCAGTTACACGCATAGTAGTATATTGTCTTATTATGCAAAACGCATATTGTTGCAACTTATAAACCATGGTATATAGGTTTGTTTTGCATAAAACTTGCATGAAAGattattattttagttttatcactcgtcttttcttcagaaaaaaaattatgtagtTATCTGAATGATTAACAGGCAAGCATTGACAAATTTGAACAAAGTTGGTGAAGTAACATCACGGTTGAAAGAATTAGAGGTTGCGCTGGAATTTGCTGATCTCAGCAAGCAACGTGCAGAAGGTGAAGCTAACCTTGCTAAAGAGAGGGCTGAAAGTGCTGCCAAGGAGGTCAAGCGGCTTGAGCTTATGGTATCATCTTGTCGCTACCTGTTCTACTAGTAATTTTCCATTTCCTGTTTTTATGCCTATGTACCCTTTACCAAAAGTCTAATTTCCGATGAAAAATAACTCTTCCGGTGTAGAGTTCATATGTTGTTTGAAAGTCAATCCTTTCATGTGCCAAGAATATACGCTTAGACTTCTGCTCTTTCTGGCCTGTTTCTTGTGGTCAGCTTGCTGCGATCAGTGAAGAAAGAGACAAATTGAGAAAGGAACATGCTGTGGAGTTGGATCAATCTGGAATGGAGAAAACGATAAGAGAGCTGGAGAGCACTATACATGAGCAGAAGGAACTGGTTAGTCACAAGGACACTGAACTCAATATAATGAACGAAAGATTAAACCTTGAAGCAAAGAAAGTGAAGTCTTTGGAGCGAGAGGGAGATCAACTACGCTCTCAGGTTGCATTACTAGAGTCCAAGGTAAGAAACTAAGAATATCTGGGATCACCCCTTCAATTGGTGCCTTGATTTCCTCACATATACCCCATCGCAATTCTCAAAAATTTGTTGGGTTATACTGCTTAAATGTCTCAGATGTCACAAAATTGGATTAATTGGTGCTGGGCAAGCTACCAAAAACCTGTGTCGACATTTTTTTAATGAGAAACAGTAGTGGCTCCGTACAGTACAAGGGAAGGGTGAATCATTGGAGAGGTCATTAAGGGGGAATGGTTGTTGTTGTCTGGCAAATTAAAAACAAGGAATTTGCTTCATGTACAACTGTTTCGCACAACCATGCTACGGCAAAATCTTTCTGATGGGTTGCCTGGCACAGGCACGCACTTTCTGGCCAAAATAAGGATTTGCTTCACATATGACTGTTTCCCACAACCGTGTTGCAACAAAGTCGCCTACTGGTTGCTTGACTCAAGCACACACTTGTGATGCTATGCCAGTCGACAGTTGTAACCTGGTCGTACGTACAGCAACATTGTAAAAAATTTCCTTGCCTTTCACTCTATGCACGTTTAGGGTAGGTTCTTGTCTTCAACTCTTATTGGTGTAGAATATCCATGCCTTCTTCCTGCTGGTACAATGACTCAGTGAGTATGTCCCATCTTTCTTGTTATATCGATAGCATGCCTGAACCACTAGGTATGGGAGCTTCTGCTATAACTGCCCGGCCTATGAACTGAAGCAGGAGAGCTAAGTGTTGTGCCGTTCAGATTCTAATGAAACATTGGTGGATGGTTTTATGCCGAAGATGTATGTTTCGTTTATTTCCCAAGATTATCCTTTGTTCTAGTAGTGTTATCTTGTGAAACTCAGGACGTAAATAAATGTAACTTCTTTAAAATATAGATAGTTGTGAAGAGTACTAGTAGTGTGCAATTATTGATACGTAACTGCGAAGAGTACTAATTTAACTTGCAACATTCTCTTCAGTGTGCCATGCTTCTGCTTGCTTGAAAGTTTTGTAATTTGACAGTTAGGTCATGGAGATTACTCTGCATCGAGCACAAAAGTACTGCGCATGGTAAATACTCTTGCAGTTGACAATGAAGCCAAGCAGACAATAGAAGCGCTACAAGCTGAactgaagaaaacaaaagagagGCTGCAAGCAGTCGAAGAACTGAAAGGACAAGCCGGTATGCAGTCTCATTGTTTGTACTGCCAATTGCTtggatttcttgttttcttgcATTTCTTTTGCGGTTTTGCCGGTTATATACTTTGCTAGAGAGCTATTGTCCTATGGATTTCTATTTTCATTTATCGCCATATGTAATAATTAGTTTGCAGTTTCGAGCAGTTGAGTCTGTATTTTAAATTGAGTGGACCATCTTTGGATAGCCAGTAATTTATGCTCAATTCCTTGTTACTTTTCTTTGGGTGCACTAATAAATAGAACATTGACGTGCAGATGCTGGGACTGTGGTAGATGCAAATATTGCTGAAAAGTTAGCACAACTTAAGAATCAAATTGCCACACTTGAAAAACGCGAAGAAAGGTATGTGAATCATTATTTCTCTTCTAGAATTATTTGCACATTTTGTTGGATATAATGTTATACTTTGTTTAAAACAGATACAAGGCGGTGTTTGCAGAGAGGATCTCGGTCTTCCGGAAAGCCTGCTGCTCGCTTTTTGGTTACAAGGTAATGATAGTTAACACACATCATTTGAGGTGGGCTTTTTGCTAACTTCTCCCTCCCTCTGTCATGCCTGTGGTCCATATATTCAGTCTCAAGCTATATCTGAATCTTGAGACACAATGTactttattgaaaaaaaaaggatgcacTCGACCCAAGGGGAGGGACATCCCAAAAGCATTGTTTGAAAGGTCAAGGAAAGAATGTTTTATATTAGCATCTCAACATTAGCTGTTTTAGCTACATATAGAAATTCCGTAAGCATTTTTCTTAGATGGAAACCATCGTTTTAAACTCCCCTTTAGCCAACGTTTGTTTTGTGGGTGTAGACTATCAGAAGACTAGCAGGACGTGCTGTTGAACCTAATGGTTAAGAGAGTTGTGTTGAGCATGTAGTTAACACCCTCCAGGGCTCAAGATCATAAGCAATATGCACATTATTACTGGATGTCAATACagtccatttttatttttttatgataaTAATCTTCAAATTATCATTTGGAGGAAAAATTTGATTTCCCTAGATGTTTTGCATATGTGATGTTTCAGTAAACATCATATATTCACGTTCAATATTTTTCTGCTACTAtatttttgtttaatttttcttCCTACATGCTTttaactccatccaactgttcAAACAACAACCATAAACTGTAACTTGACATAACCTTTCCTTGTTTCATGGTTTTAGATAGTGATGAACGATCAGCAGCAGTCAAATGGGATCCCTGTAACACGCTTTATTCTGCAATCAGTTTATGCCCAAAGCGACGATGAAAAGCTTGAGTTTGACTATGAATCAGGAAGCACTAATATTGTGGTAACACTATCACGCTGTTGAAATGGTCTTTTCATATATTTTCATGAAACACATTTGATGTTACTTATAAATACAGGTCAACGACTACACGTCTCAACAAGAAATTGCTCAGCAGGTATTAAGCTAATCTACTGCATTTTACTAGCAAACATCCATTCATCCTAGTGATTCAAAGTCCTAAATCCACCTTAGAACTTGAGTCTTGAGTTTGCATGTGTTTAAATTGCAATTCAAAATGCAGCTTCTTCAAGGTTCAGAAGTTCTGGTACTTGAATCAGGCTGCATAGACTAATCTAGGTGATAAATAGTTTTGCATTTGCTTTAAAGTATTGAGCATTGAACTTGAGTTAAATGTCTAATTGGTTTGTTTGAGTATGGGAACCCAAACGTTCCTAATATCGGGTTTCCTGTAAGCATTTTCGAGATAGATAGATTTGTTAAGATAGATTTGTTAAGGATCTGACCTAATCAATACATACACTTATGATTGGCTTGCTAGAACAGGAAGGTCCAAAACTTTTTTGAATTTGTATTGAAATGAAACTGGAATTTCCCTCAGAAGATCTAACCATACTTTTCAGGTGGACGTTTTCGTAAGGAGGATGAACTCCATACCAGCCTTTACCGCTAACCTGACAATGGAATCTTTCAACAAGAGAAGTATATGCTGAAGACGTGAATGTAGTGGCAAGTCGCATTGCTGGATGTTTGTATGTTTGATTCTTCCTCCATTGATGAAAAGTATATATGAGCACTCACACTGGTCGAGTGAAAATTGCATTCTGCTGAGGTACTGGGGATCGATAATTGAAGTAGAGGTTGGAGCTTTGGTGGTTAATTATCCCATGTGCTCTTGTTTCTGTTGTGACAAAGCATGTGTCACAGTATCAGCATCACGGCGATGGCTTGTACtgttctgcacttctgctacGTAATGCTGAGCTTGTGGCTTGTCTAAACCGTAGCTAGTAATTAGGAATACGTTACTTGATTCGCCAATCATCACTGGATGTTAGCCCAACCAGAGCACGAGTGTTTTGCTGCAAATGGGGcttgctccatctccatgtATCATTGATGGCTGAAATTCTGCCATGCGTTTTCATATTTGTACATAGCTTTGGCTCGGCAGCGCCTTGCAAAGCACGTCAACTACTTGTAGCTGAATCAAGCGCAAACGGCTTCTGTGAAAATTTGGCGTGAAATCAGTAAACTGCCATCAGCTGGCTTTACTTGTACGGACATACAGCCGTAAAATAAGAGCGAGCTCCGCAACTGAAAAGTGCATGCGTTCCCTCCCACTTCCGCGTCCTTTTTCCAGCCACGCCAACTCATGATTGGCCCCGTCTCCAACCCGAGATCGACGGTTCCCGGCGCTCCCGCGCTGCGATCCGGCTGCTGCGAGGCTCACACGGTCGGCGTGAGCGTCTCGGGACGACGCCTCACACGAAACGGCTCCCCGAACCGAACCCtcgcgcggcgcaggcggccagGGCAGATAACCGGCGCTTTGCTCGCGCCCCGGCACATAAATCCTCCTGGCCTGGCCTCCAGGCGTCCCGGCCATACACGTCCACCTGGCGCGGCGTTCTCGTAGCCGTAGTGGCCTACCTGCTACGCGATCTCGAGCAGCGGAAGTCGCATCAATGATGGTGCGTACGCTGCCGGCACTGTCGCGGATGAGTTCGTGAGATTTCTTGAAATGTGAGGTGACATGCTGGTTGAAATTTGGTGCAGGCGCTGACGGAGCGGCAGCCGCAGCTGGAGAAGACGAAGGCGCtacgggcgcgggcgccgctgTCGAGGAAGGCCGTCGCGGCACTGTGCGTCACGAGCTTCGTCGCAGGGTTGCTGCTCAGCGGCAGGGTGTCGCTGATGTCGGCGGACGCGAGCAGGGACGACGGCGCCAAGGAGAGCGTTCGTGCTTCTGGCTGCGCCGGCAACAAGCGTGTAAGTGTGCTGTCAGTCCTGTCGCTGAGCGTTGCATGGTTACTTAGCATATTCATTCTTGCATCTGATCGAACTGTGAATCTCTTATCAGAAACTAGGAG encodes the following:
- the LOC117856552 gene encoding mitotic spindle checkpoint protein MAD1, with product MILRTPPQRKRRADTDNDADLVVVKSGGGASAAGRSPVSDRRMVLYDRPTALVPAGAPGEQFDDMVCTYHCRQMVKSEFVVALNTAEKQVQEYQTKIDALEEQLSKSEDERMQFLDKLNYVEQELAATKGRESALQERLLKELSGYQERYHDQVKKINELEVQLNKEIDSRISAESSASSAKESIKDLEGNLQRLLESSEREKKTLKKELSYMKEDLTLSASRLNVELEKTRLRAENYESEAELLNEQLVDLKKQLEECLRERNEMELKLLNSSALPGQHAPTDDQKLIKLLREELRNYEKEVHEARRLKSSHTNVELMKEKLLEEQGRRERAEQELSKLQEVEAKAHKLELELASCTALLSNIPDVSSYADIPQKIADLQKQALTNLNKVGEVTSRLKELEVALEFADLSKQRAEGEANLAKERAESAAKEVKRLELMLAAISEERDKLRKEHAVELDQSGMEKTIRELESTIHEQKELVSHKDTELNIMNERLNLEAKKVKSLEREGDQLRSQVALLESKLGHGDYSASSTKVLRMVNTLAVDNEAKQTIEALQAELKKTKERLQAVEELKGQADAGTVVDANIAEKLAQLKNQIATLEKREERYKAVFAERISVFRKACCSLFGYKIVMNDQQQSNGIPVTRFILQSVYAQSDDEKLEFDYESGSTNIVVNDYTSQQEIAQQVDVFVRRMNSIPAFTANLTMESFNKRISASRRWLALTERQPQLEKTKALRARAPLSRKAVAALCVTSFVAGLLLSGRVSLMSADASRDDGAKESVRASGCAGNKRKLGESHPKDLLNEVSRTHQAIQSLDKAVSTLEMELAVERARSGAAGAGTAVPSKPPQKAFVVIGINTAFSSRKRRDSLRETWVPRGEKLRKLETEKGVVIRFVIGHSGAPGGGALDRALDAEEAETRDFLRLDHAEGYHELSSKTRIYFTTAVATWDADFYVKVDDDVHLNLGMLSSRLAKHRTRPRVYVGCMKSGPVLSQKGVKYHEPEYWKFGDEGNKYFRHATGQIYAISKDLAAYISINQPILHRFANEDVSLGAWLIGLEVEHVDDRSMCCATPPDCEWKKRAGNVCVASFDWSCSGVCKSVDRMRHIHKACGEGEGAVWNVAI